In Dolichospermum flos-aquae CCAP 1403/13F, the following proteins share a genomic window:
- the ndhD1 gene encoding photosynthetic/respiratory NAD(P)H-quinone oxidoreductase subunit D1: protein MANFPWLTTIILFPIAASLLLPIIPDKDGKTVRWYSLTVGLIDFGLIVCAFYTSYDFANPDLQLVESYPWVPQLGLNWSLGVDGLSMPLVLLTGFITTLAILAAWPVTLKPKLFYFLILAMYGGQIAVFAVQDMLLFFLVWELELVPIYFLLSIWGGKKRQYAATKFILYTAGGSLFILLSSLTMGFYGDTVTFDMRSLALKDYALNLQLLLYAGFLIAYAVKLPIIPLHTWLPDAHGEATAPVHMLLAGILLKMGGYALIRMNAQMLPDAHAYFAPALVVLGVVNIIYAALTSFAQRNLKRKIAYSSISHMGFVLIGIASFTDLGLSGAVLQMVSHGLIGASLFFLVGATYDRTHTLMLDEMGGVGKKMQKIFAMFTTCSMASLALPGMSGFVAELMVFVGFATSDAYNPTFKVIVIFLMAVGVILTPIYLLSMLREIFYGQENEELVSHQNLIDAEPREVFIIACLLIPIIGIGFYPKLLTQMYDATTVQLTARLRDSVPTLLANKAVENVSLTAPIIGN, encoded by the coding sequence ATAGCTAATTTCCCGTGGCTGACGACGATTATTTTATTTCCCATAGCCGCGTCACTGCTGCTTCCTATCATCCCAGATAAAGACGGAAAAACGGTGCGCTGGTATTCTCTCACTGTGGGGCTGATAGATTTTGGCTTAATTGTCTGCGCTTTTTATACTAGCTATGATTTTGCTAATCCCGATTTGCAACTGGTGGAAAGTTATCCCTGGGTTCCGCAGTTGGGTTTAAATTGGTCATTAGGCGTTGATGGCTTGTCCATGCCTTTAGTTCTCTTGACCGGGTTTATTACCACTTTGGCGATTTTAGCAGCTTGGCCAGTAACGCTGAAACCGAAATTATTTTATTTCCTCATTTTAGCCATGTATGGTGGTCAGATTGCGGTTTTCGCTGTCCAGGATATGCTGTTATTTTTCCTGGTGTGGGAACTGGAACTTGTGCCAATATACTTCCTGCTATCAATTTGGGGCGGTAAAAAGCGTCAATATGCAGCAACTAAATTTATTTTATACACTGCTGGTGGTTCGCTGTTTATTTTACTGTCTTCCTTGACAATGGGATTTTATGGCGATACTGTGACTTTTGATATGCGATCGCTCGCATTGAAAGACTACGCCCTGAATTTACAACTTTTACTCTACGCTGGCTTCCTGATTGCCTACGCTGTCAAGTTGCCGATTATTCCCCTCCATACCTGGCTACCAGATGCCCACGGTGAAGCTACAGCGCCCGTGCATATGTTACTAGCAGGTATTTTGTTAAAAATGGGTGGTTATGCCTTAATTCGCATGAATGCTCAAATGCTACCCGATGCCCACGCTTATTTTGCACCCGCATTAGTAGTTTTGGGGGTAGTAAATATCATCTACGCTGCCCTAACGTCCTTTGCCCAGAGGAACTTAAAACGGAAAATTGCCTACTCTTCAATTTCCCACATGGGCTTTGTTCTCATTGGGATTGCCTCTTTTACTGATTTGGGTTTAAGTGGGGCAGTTTTACAAATGGTTTCTCACGGATTAATTGGGGCAAGTTTGTTCTTTTTAGTCGGTGCAACTTATGATCGCACACACACTCTCATGTTAGATGAAATGGGTGGTGTTGGGAAGAAGATGCAGAAGATTTTCGCTATGTTCACAACTTGTTCCATGGCTTCTTTAGCATTACCAGGAATGAGCGGTTTTGTCGCCGAATTAATGGTATTTGTCGGCTTTGCAACTAGCGATGCTTATAACCCAACATTCAAAGTTATTGTCATTTTCTTGATGGCTGTTGGTGTGATTTTAACGCCAATTTATCTACTATCAATGTTGCGCGAGATTTTCTACGGACAAGAGAATGAAGAGTTGGTTTCTCATCAAAATTTAATAGATGCTGAACCCCGCGAAGTCTTTATTATTGCTTGTTTGTTGATACCTATTATTGGTATTGGTTTTTATCCCAAATTGCTAACGCAAATGTATGACGCGACAACTGTACAATTAACAGCAAGATTGCGTGATTCTGTCCCCACGTTATTAGCAAATAAAGCGGTGGAAAATGTTTCTTTGACTGCGCCGATAATTGGTAATTAA
- a CDS encoding Crp/Fnr family transcriptional regulator, whose protein sequence is MSLYTGLTQLSNDSPQKHFTRRTLLPVKKNAVWQIASGFVITYTYLEDGTTVALGLWGPGDVVGEVLSKMKPYRMECLTKVEATVLPVNDWHQLTQTLLCHIQQAEELMVIRSHKKVETMLIQLLGWLSKKFGSEVEQGRLIDMRLTHEDLAVLISSTRVTITRLLGQLEQEGLIDRLPLHRIIVRQEDIWYYEI, encoded by the coding sequence ATGTCATTATACACAGGTTTAACTCAATTATCTAATGATAGTCCTCAAAAGCATTTCACCAGAAGAACGCTATTGCCCGTTAAAAAAAATGCTGTGTGGCAAATAGCAAGCGGCTTTGTTATAACCTACACTTATCTAGAAGACGGTACGACAGTAGCCTTGGGATTATGGGGTCCAGGAGATGTGGTTGGTGAAGTTCTCTCGAAAATGAAGCCTTATCGGATGGAGTGTTTAACCAAAGTAGAAGCAACTGTTTTACCTGTGAATGATTGGCATCAACTCACACAAACTTTGCTTTGTCACATTCAACAAGCGGAAGAATTAATGGTGATTCGCAGCCATAAAAAAGTAGAGACTATGCTGATTCAACTATTAGGATGGTTATCAAAAAAATTTGGTTCAGAAGTAGAACAAGGACGTTTAATTGATATGCGTCTAACTCATGAAGATTTAGCAGTGCTGATCAGTTCTACTCGTGTGACTATCACTCGGTTGCTGGGACAATTGGAACAGGAGGGACTGATTGATAGACTTCCTCTGCATCGAATTATTGTGAGACAAGAGGATATTTGGTATTACGAAATTTAA
- a CDS encoding RrF2 family transcriptional regulator, translating into MYSSILNTDLNSQNYALLDLSAKVEYALLALLELASHHDKKVPLTMSEIAAKQPIPERYLEQILTQVRRAGLVQSQRGSKGGFVLIREPWQITLLEIVTLVVGERKEKENSETPTIEKTLVLEIWEKANAAAIEVLRSYTLQDLCQEREIRAQNNPMYYI; encoded by the coding sequence ATGTACAGTAGTATTCTGAATACAGATTTGAATAGTCAAAACTACGCTCTTCTGGATCTTTCTGCAAAAGTGGAATACGCACTCCTAGCACTGTTAGAACTAGCCAGCCATCACGATAAAAAAGTTCCTTTGACTATGAGCGAGATTGCCGCCAAGCAACCCATACCAGAACGCTATCTCGAACAGATTCTCACTCAAGTGCGGCGTGCGGGTTTAGTCCAGAGTCAACGTGGCTCGAAAGGCGGTTTTGTGTTAATACGTGAGCCTTGGCAAATTACTTTGCTAGAAATTGTCACCTTGGTGGTAGGTGAACGGAAAGAGAAAGAAAACTCTGAGACTCCGACGATAGAAAAAACTTTGGTTCTGGAAATCTGGGAAAAAGCTAATGCGGCTGCAATTGAGGTTTTGCGTAGCTATACACTCCAAGATTTGTGTCAGGAAAGAGAGATTCGCGCCCAAAATAATCCCATGTATTACATTTAG
- a CDS encoding cadmium resistance transporter, with protein MNKLATAFTEGIIAFAATNIDDIMILLLFFSQIDRNFRRRHIFIGQYIGFTAIIILSLPGFFGGLVIQREWIGLLGILPIAIGIKQLVNREDESGEVQTVNTEQNSPQSSFLSSILHPNTYKVAAVTVANGGDNISIYIPLFAGQNIVGLGIISVVFFVMVGVWCGIADLLNRQANISYILSRYGQAIVPFVLIGLGLFIMYERGTFNLLFRQVN; from the coding sequence ATGAATAAGCTTGCTACTGCTTTTACAGAAGGTATAATTGCCTTTGCTGCCACTAATATTGACGACATCATGATTCTGCTGCTATTTTTTTCGCAAATAGATAGAAATTTTCGCCGTAGACATATTTTTATTGGTCAATATATTGGATTTACAGCTATTATTATTCTCAGCTTACCAGGGTTTTTTGGTGGCTTAGTAATCCAGCGAGAATGGATTGGATTATTAGGAATATTACCAATTGCTATTGGGATTAAACAATTAGTAAATCGTGAAGATGAAAGTGGAGAAGTTCAGACAGTGAATACCGAACAGAATAGCCCTCAATCTTCTTTCTTGTCAAGCATTCTACATCCAAATACTTATAAAGTTGCGGCTGTGACAGTTGCTAATGGTGGTGATAATATCAGTATTTACATACCTTTATTTGCAGGTCAAAATATTGTTGGGTTAGGAATAATTTCAGTGGTATTTTTTGTCATGGTAGGGGTTTGGTGTGGTATCGCTGATTTATTAAACCGTCAAGCTAACATTAGTTATATTTTAAGTCGCTATGGTCAGGCTATTGTTCCTTTTGTGTTAATTGGTTTGGGGCTATTTATTATGTATGAACGAGGGACATTTAATCTATTATTTCGACAGGTAAATTAA
- a CDS encoding sulfite exporter TauE/SafE family protein, with protein sequence MDYLLLPGFSFFIGIIVGLTGIGGASLITPMLIFVFQVPPSIAISSDVVAATLMKVVGGVKHWQQKTLDLEIVKWLSMGSVSGSLLGVGVLHQLRQTGEHNLDNLLLRLLGVMILIVTFTALIQMLLMTFFPKINLPELPKLNLKTNQGRFLTLLIGAILGFSVGMTSVSSGSMFALAIIAFFRLDARKLVGTDITQAAILLIFTSLGHLTLGTVDWSLVIPIWIGSVPGVLIGAKLCEITPQRPLRFIIYSILMMVSWKLVSQA encoded by the coding sequence ATGGACTACTTATTACTACCGGGTTTCAGCTTTTTTATTGGTATCATTGTGGGCTTAACAGGAATAGGTGGTGCATCTTTGATCACTCCTATGTTGATTTTTGTGTTTCAAGTACCACCTTCTATTGCTATTAGTTCTGATGTGGTTGCGGCCACATTAATGAAAGTGGTCGGTGGAGTTAAACACTGGCAACAAAAAACCCTTGATTTAGAAATAGTTAAATGGTTGTCAATGGGTAGTGTTTCTGGTTCGCTGTTGGGTGTAGGAGTTTTACATCAACTTAGACAAACTGGAGAACACAACCTAGATAACCTCTTGCTGCGGTTACTAGGAGTAATGATTCTGATAGTTACATTTACAGCATTAATCCAAATGTTGTTAATGACATTTTTTCCGAAAATCAACTTACCCGAATTGCCAAAATTAAATTTAAAAACCAATCAAGGACGTTTTCTAACTTTACTCATTGGCGCAATTTTAGGCTTTTCTGTGGGAATGACAAGTGTTTCATCAGGCTCTATGTTTGCCTTAGCTATCATAGCATTTTTTCGATTAGATGCCCGAAAATTGGTGGGTACAGATATTACTCAAGCCGCCATTTTACTAATATTTACGTCCCTGGGACATCTAACTTTAGGAACTGTTGATTGGAGTTTAGTAATCCCTATTTGGATAGGTTCTGTTCCCGGAGTTCTTATTGGTGCTAAACTTTGTGAGATTACCCCTCAACGTCCACTAAGATTTATTATCTATAGCATTTTAATGATGGTAAGTTGGAAATTAGTTTCACAGGCATGA